The genomic region AATGTACTAAACATTCCTAAATTGGTaataaaatgggattttttttatttaatttatatggAAATGTTTAATGGTAGAAAGTAGAAATTAATTTGGCATCTAAATACATAAATAGGGGCATTATAGTCAAATAACCAAGAATGCgccaaaaaaggggagaaaaaataaaaaagaaaaacctttcAATACGGTGTCGGTGACTCGTTGTCAGCTCGAAACGCACAAAGCCAATCATATAAAACCCGTTATCGTGCCTTCCATTGCTGCTTTCTTTCTCTCGAAATTTCggttaaatattttgaagatCTCTATGTTTGGAGTTGAAATTTCTTCATAGAGAGTCTTCGCGTCTTTCTCTCAGGCAATTCTAAATTTCTTTCCAGAGGTCAGTCAGATTCATCCTTCCTTTACACAATTTCTTCTATATTAGTTGCACTGctagattttgtttttttttttgctataaCCTCTTTTTGACACAAAATCCCTCACACAGAAAACTCATTTCTGGATCTGGGTTTTCCCAGATCTGACAAAATTTGGACTTAATGGGTAATTTTGGGATCTGGGTGTTGACAATTTGCTTGCTTTTTCAATCTGGATATGGGTTTTATCTTCCTGGTAGTTACCCTCACAAATATGTGGTTGGGGACTATTTATCTGTCAAAGTGAATTCCCTCACTTCCATTGACACCGAAATGCCCTTTAGCTATTACAGTTTACCCTTTTGTAAGCCTACAGAGGGTGTTAAGGATAGTGCTGAGAATCTTGGTGAGCTTCTCATGGGAGATCGGATTGAGAACTCACCGTATAGGTTTAAGATGTACACTAATGAGACCGAGATCTTCTTGTGTCAATCTAACAAGTTATCAGCtgatgattttaagttgttgaagAAGAGGATAGATGAGATGTATCAGGTTAACTTGATTCTCGATAATTTGCCTGCTATAAGGTATACTAGGAAAGAAGGTTTTATGTTGAGGTGGACCGGGTATCCTGTTGGGGTTAAGGTTCAGGATGTGTATTATGtgtttaatcatttgaaatttaaGGTGCTTGTTCATAAGTATGAGGAAACAAATGTGGCACGTGTGATGGGTACTGGGGATGCCGCTGAGGTTATTTCCACTGTTGGCAATGGGGGATCGGATGTGCCTGGATATATGGTTGTTGGGTTTGAGGTGGTTCCTTGCAGTGTCCTGCATAATGGTAACTCTGTTAAGAACTTGAACATGTATGAAAAATACCCATCTCCAATCAAATGTGAGTCGACTACTGTGTCGATGCCTATCAAGGAAGGTGAGCCAATTGTCTTCACCTATGAGGTTGTCTTTGAGGAGAGTGATATCAAGTGGCCATCGCGTTGGGATGCTTATCTGAAGATGGAGGGATCCAAAGTTCATTGGTTCTCAATCTTGAATTCTCTTATGGTGATCACTTTCCTTGCTGGTATAGTCCTTGTAATCTTCTTAAGGACTGTTAGGCGGGATCTGACCCGATATGAGGAGCTTGACAAGGAGGCCCAAGCACAGATGAATGAGGAGTTATCTGGGTGGAAGCTTGTTGTTGGGGATGTTTTCCGTGCCCCATCCAATCCTGCTCTTCTGTGTATTATGGTTGGGGATGGAGTTCAGATCCTTGGGATGGCAGTTGTGACAATATTGTTTGCTGCTCTTGGATTTATGTCACCAGCATCCCGTGGAACTCTTATTACAGGTATGCTATTTTTCTACATGATTCTTGGTATTGTAGCTGGCTATGTTGCAGTTCGTCTTTGGAGAACAATTGGCTGCGGTGACCACAAGGGATGGGTTTCTGTTGCTTGGAAGGCTGCTTGTTTCTTCCCTGGTATTGCCTTTTTTATTCTAACCACTTTGAATTTCCTGTTATGGGGAAGTCACAGCACAGGAGctattccattttctctctttgttaTTCTACTTCTACTTTGGTTCTGTATCTCTGTTCCACTCACCCTAGTTGGTGGATACTTTGGGGCTAAGGCACCTCATATTGAATACCCTGTTCGAACCAACCAGATCCCTCGGGAAATTCCAGCCCAGAAGTACCCATCCTGGCTGTTAGTTCTGGGTGCTGGAACTCTACCTTTCGGTACTCTTTTCATTGAGCTTTTCTTCATTATGTCTAGCATCTGGATGGGGCGAGTTTACTATGTCTTTGGGTTTCTGTTCATTGTTCTGGTCCTACTTGTTGTGGTTTGTGCTGAAGTATCTTTAGTGTTGACCTACATGCATCTCTGTGTGGAGGACTGGAAATGGTGGTGGAAATCCTTCTTTGCTTCTGGTTCAGTTGCCATCTACATCTTCTTGTACTCCATAAACTATCTCATATTTGATCTTAAGAGTTTGAGTGGACCTGTCTCCGCTACTCTGTACTTGGGGTATTCTCTCTTCATGGTTCTCGCAATCATGTTTGCAACAGGCACAATTggattcctttcttctttctggTTCGTGCATTATTTATTCTCTTCAGTAAAGCTAGATTGAAGAAACTTCTCCAAACACAAGAATTGGCACATTTGAAGAGGTAAATGGTACATTGAAGAGGCTCAGGAGAAAAGAATTCATCCTTTACATTAGTCAATCCTCTTTTACTTGTTACTTTGAGCGTTTATTTTGTTAGGGGACTTTGGTAAATGTAATAACAATAATTTCGCCCAGTTTTGCTTAATTCTTTATTAGATCTCTATGATGCATGATAATGCAATACGAGTCTGTATTTGCATTTTGATGTATTGGAGGCCTATCTAGGTTGTGTTGGTAACTTTATCTGTGGTGCTTATACTATTTACTTCTATGTCCAAACTTTTATCCGTCGGAATGCAATGAGCACAGTTcatcacttttttcttttgttcttatAGTACTCTCCATTCCCCCACTGGGCTTAACTCTAAAATGCTTTCAACTTCCCAAGATAGGAATACTGCCCTTGGATCTTGGTAAAGGGACACTCATGGGGTTTCCCGTGAACTGCTAGTATTCAGATCTGTATTTGTAAATTACCACTAATTAGTTTGCGAGTGtctgaaatgaaaagaaattgcaGTCACAACACACATGCCTAAGTCTAAGCTTCATAACACGTAGGTTGGTATGCTGTGAGCTAAAAGAAGCAGCTGCCAGGGTTGAGGGGGCAGAAGTAGAAGTAATGTCACAAAGTTATGACATTCACATtatatgataaataaataagggCTCAAGATCGCCAACCATGTTTGTGAAGCAAAAGAAACCAATAAAAAAGCAATAGCTTTTACCTCCCAATGGGAAAAAACTAACCAGTTGCAAATTAAAGATGAAcatgaaagaaataaatggGGTCACCTCCAAAATTAATGGCAGCACCATAGACAAAACATGGTGGGCATATTTGTGGTGATGATGCCACAAAGGCACCTCATGAAGAAGTGCACTTAATGGTCATAATCCTTTTATATACAAGTTTAGGTACATCTAGGTACATGAGCATATCGGTGCCTCAACTAGTCGAACCTAAGAATCTTGAATAATCACAATGAACATGGATAATAGATTCCTACATTAGATCAACCTTTCAGAAACCTAATGAGatatgattaacaatttaaggttgaaaaggaaaattatatGTAAGGTAGAAAAAGATGGAGGACAAGACAAGTGTAACAAAGTTCAAGTCCGAAGAAGAGACGATAAGCAATTTGGCCCGAAATGTTTGACAGCAGCGATTGATATCTTCAACGTGCTTAGCTTAGGCATGAGGCAATCTCCTCGGAAAGAGATAGCCACCACTTCATCATCACCTCTTGCTGCCCCTCTAATAAGCCAAAAAGTTTCTTAGAAGTAGCTTGCTTCTTCTATCCATGAATAATCTGGTAATTTTCAGCCTTGAACTCTGTGACTCCATGTCTAAAAGGTTGCCATATGTTTTCTCCAGTCTTAGGCTTCCTGTTTTAACTTAGAAAGATCAAATGGCTTTGTTAATTAATGGTGATTATATTTGCATCCAttcccttttttatttaaaaaagaaaaaaaagaccctagcaaaagaagaaattgtaTTTTAACCTCTAAGTTTGTTATTAACGAGATTTATTTTCGTTTATCATCACATAAATTACAttagttttatataaaataattattgaacATGCTATGGAGTTTATTgtattataaaacaattaaaatgttttaaaattaaattcaaaatagaTTTAAGTAATAAAATGATGTAGCTGAAAATTCTTCACTGAAGCCTAGCCCGGGGCGGGCAGGGGCAGGCCAACAaggcaaaaaaagaagaaaaaaaaaaaaaaaacttatggTGTCCGTTTATCCGTTAGCATCAACtacttttcaacttcatttcGAAGCCTCTCAAAGAATTTTCGTCTCTCTGTCACTCCTCTCTCCATTGGCAAGCAGAGCAGCAAAACGAAAATGTTGGCTTCTTCTGCTCCTACTGCCACTACTTCGCTCCCTTCTCTTCATCCACTTACCTATAATGCCATTCCAGCTCCCTCTCTCAACCCTTcttgtctttctttctcctcctcctcctcctcctcttcttcttcttcttcttcttcgtaTTCATATCTTTCCCCTCTCTCTTTTGGTCTCCATAGCAAAACCCATGACAGGATTAACCCAAAACTTAAGGTctatcactttacaaaaatgagttcttttcctttcttttttttttttaaaaaaagaaaaatacatgtttgttcattttcttttccttctctttttaatacgttttctttacttttgtcgGCAGGGATTGAGGGTACGTTGTTCAAAAAGTGAACCTTTGAAGGTGATGATATCAGGTGCCCCGGCATCAGGTAAAGGCACCCAGTGTGAGTTGATTGTACAAAAGGTAACTTATTTTAAGCATAGCTTATCAGTTTTggtttcaataaaaatatgtcTAATAATTGAAACCATAAGGTTTTGCGCACCTTGTCTATTCTAATGTTTTTCGATTTTAGTTTTTGTGAAGGCTTGATTAGAGCAGCCTCTTGCAATAAAATTTGATGattgccttttctttttcatgacTTATATTGAAGATAATATTGTTTGCCTATCGGGTTAGCTCTTCGTGGTTAAGAC from Theobroma cacao cultivar B97-61/B2 chromosome 9, Criollo_cocoa_genome_V2, whole genome shotgun sequence harbors:
- the LOC18588918 gene encoding transmembrane 9 superfamily member 11; its protein translation is MGNFGIWVLTICLLFQSGYGFYLPGSYPHKYVVGDYLSVKVNSLTSIDTEMPFSYYSLPFCKPTEGVKDSAENLGELLMGDRIENSPYRFKMYTNETEIFLCQSNKLSADDFKLLKKRIDEMYQVNLILDNLPAIRYTRKEGFMLRWTGYPVGVKVQDVYYVFNHLKFKVLVHKYEETNVARVMGTGDAAEVISTVGNGGSDVPGYMVVGFEVVPCSVLHNGNSVKNLNMYEKYPSPIKCESTTVSMPIKEGEPIVFTYEVVFEESDIKWPSRWDAYLKMEGSKVHWFSILNSLMVITFLAGIVLVIFLRTVRRDLTRYEELDKEAQAQMNEELSGWKLVVGDVFRAPSNPALLCIMVGDGVQILGMAVVTILFAALGFMSPASRGTLITGMLFFYMILGIVAGYVAVRLWRTIGCGDHKGWVSVAWKAACFFPGIAFFILTTLNFLLWGSHSTGAIPFSLFVILLLLWFCISVPLTLVGGYFGAKAPHIEYPVRTNQIPREIPAQKYPSWLLVLGAGTLPFGTLFIELFFIMSSIWMGRVYYVFGFLFIVLVLLVVVCAEVSLVLTYMHLCVEDWKWWWKSFFASGSVAIYIFLYSINYLIFDLKSLSGPVSATLYLGYSLFMVLAIMFATGTIGFLSSFWFVHYLFSSVKLD